In Xenorhabdus griffiniae, the genomic window CGCTGACCTCTCTATTGGCGATCAGCGTAGCAATGTGTACTTCCTTACTCACACTAGGCATGTTGATGTTTAGTAGCACCCAGGCAATCAGTAGCTTTGGTATCGTGTTATGCAGCGGGATCTTAACGGCTTTCCTGCTATCACCATTGGCAATAGCGAAACGCCAAAAAAGGAAAAAACAATCATGATACGGTTATTCATCCTGTCTCTGGCCTGCCTGCTGACAGCTTGTACAAACGCTCCGCAAAACGGTACACCCAGTGCTTGGCTGAAACCCGATGTACGTGTTTTATTGCCCAAACCGGCCATAACGCCAGCCATTAGTGAACAGCAACTGTTAACAGCCACAGTAAAAGGCAAACAGCAATCATTGATTGTGCTGCTTACTGCCAATGAACAGCATCTGTCACTGGCTGGGTTGTCTTCGCTGGGTATCCGGTTGTTCAAATTAGATTACGATAAAAATGGCATTCATACTGAACAATCCATTATCTTGCCGGAACTTCCCCCTGCCAGCCAAGTCCTGGCCGATATTATGCTCAGTTACTGGCCGACTTCCGCCTGGCAGAGCCGTCTACCCGATGGCTGGCGGCTCAAAGACAGCGGTAATTTCCGCCAACTGAATGATAAAAAAGGAAAATTAATCACAGAAATTCATTATGATACCCAAAATGGCAAACGACGCCCGATTCGCATCCAACAATTCGTTTTCGGTTACGACATCGCCATTCAGCATCTGGAAGAGTAAAACATGATTTATATTTCTGCCGTGGGTATGCTCAATGCCTTAGGCAATAATGTGGATGAGATTGAGCAGAATCTTTCGCTCAACCAAGCACCTGGCATGTATGATCGCACAGGCTGGTTACAACCTGATAAAACCTGCTGTCTGGGCGGCGTTGACGGTGAGCTTCCCGTCATCCCTGACAGCCTGTTGCAACATAACAGCCGTAATAACCGGTTGTTACTGGCTGCCTTGAGGCAAATAAAACCACAAGTAGACGAAGCCATCGTCCGCTATGGACGAGAACGCATTGCTGTCATTATGGGAACCAGCACATCCGGCCTCGACGAAGGTGATCAGCATGTCAGCCGCACAATTCATCAGCAATCCGATGAGCATTACCATTATTACCAACAAGAATTGGGCGATCCTTCCCGTTTTCTTGCTAGTTACCTGCGTATTGATGGGCCAGCATTTACCCTCTCTACTGCCTGTTCATCCAGTTCACGGGCGATTATCAGTGGCCAACGTCTAATTGAAATGGGACTGGTGGATGTCGCCATTGTTGGTGGGGCGGATACATTGAGTCGTATGCCAATTAATGGGTTCAATAGCCTGGAATCCATTTCTCCAACCTTATGTGAACCCTTTTGTGAGGATCGCCAGGGCATTACCATTGGAGAAGCCTCAACATTGCTGCTGCTAACACGGGAACCCCAGCCGATAGCCTTACTTGGCGTAGGCGAATCAAGCGACGCTTGGCATATGTCAGCCCCTCATCCTGAAGGAAAAGGCGCCATTGAAGCTATCACTATGGCACTGGGAAATGCCGGACTCTCTCCAGCCGATGTCGGTTACATTAATCTGCATGGGACAGGCACGAAATTGAATGATCAGATGGAAGCAATGGTTATCCATCAGATTTTCGGTGAAAACACACCATGCAGTTCTACGAAGTTTTTAACCGGTCATACCCTTGGCGCCGCAGGTGCCTGTGAAGCGGGACTTTGTTGGTTACTGTCAACACGTAATTTACCACTGCCTGCACAAGATTTTTCACGCTCCAGTATTGATAGCTCATTGCCTGCTTGTGGCTTGCTAACCCAATCACAGCCACTAAAAAAACCGATTGTCATGTCAAATTCTTTTGCCTTTGGTGGCAACAATACCAGCCTGATATTGGGAGTAGTATAATGTCTGACTACTTACCGATAGATCGTTATCTCCCGCATGAAGCCCCCATGGTATTACTGGAAAAAGTGATCAACGTATCCAGCAATCATGTCCATTGTCAGGTCACGGTCAGCCAGGATGGGGTTTTATCTCCTTTTCTCAATGCAGAAGGCCATATGCCGGCTTGGTTTGCCATTGAAATCATGGCCCAGACCATTGGTGTCTGGTCTGGCTGGCATCGCAAGGAAAGAAAAGAAGAAGATTCCACATTGGGTATGTTATTGGGAGGGCGTGCGATACGGTGCCAAGTCCCTACTTTCACACCAGGTAGTGTATTAGATATTCAGATGAATTTATTACTGCAAGATGAAAAATTTGGCAGTTTTGAAGGTGAAATCAGTTGCAACGGCACCGTACTGGTGACAGGCCGACTGAATACCTACCAACCTAACAAAACAGAACTCACACAACTCATAAATAAACAGGATGGAGTAGCATAATGCGTTCAGTTCTAGTGACCGGTGCCAGTAAAGGGATTGGCAGGGCAATTGCCTGCCGACTGGCAGCAGATGGTTTTACTATCATCGTGCATTATCACCGCGATGCTAAAGGTGCAAAAGAGACACTGGAACACATTCAGGCAAATGGAGGCAATGGCCGTATCCTGAATTTTGATGTTGCGGATCGAATGAGCTGCCGTGAAAAGCTAGAAAAAGACATCAAAACCCACGGCGCTTACTATGGCATCGTCTGCAATGCAGGGATTGCCAAAGATGGTGCATTCCCAGCCCTCGAAGGCAATGACTGGGACAGTGTCATTCATACCAATTTAGATGGTTTCTACAATGTTATCCATCCTTGCGTCATGCCAATGATCGGCTTACGTCAGGGAGGACGTATCCTCACCTTATCATCCGTATCTGGTTTGATGGGTAACCGCGGACAAGTCAATTACAGCGCAGCTAAGGCAGGAATTATCGGCGCAACAAAAGCGCTGGCAATCGAATTAGCGAAAAGAAAAATCACTGTGAACTGCATTGCACCCGGCCTGATTGGGACAGATATGATTCAAATGGAAGAAGTGGCTTTGAAAGAAGCGATGAACATGATCCCAATGAAACGTATCGGACAAGTGGAAGAAGTGGCTGGTCTTGCCAGCTACCTGATGTCTGATATTGCGGGATATGTCACCCGTCAAGTTATCTCAATCAACGGAGGAATGCTATGAACCACAATGCGCTATTCCAGCCCCGCAGGGTAGTGATTACAGGAATGGGTGGCATCACCGCATTGGGGCACAATTGGCAATCTGTTTCCGCGGGATTGCAAACGGGCATTAATGCCGTGCAACAGATGACTGCGTGGGCAGAATATGATGGGCTTAATACCCATCTTGGGGCGCCGGTTACGGATTTTATTTTACCCGAACATTATACCCGTAAACGCATTCGTTCTATGGGACGTGTTTCCCTGATGTCAACGCGCGCCACAGAGCTCGCTTTAGAGATGGCAGGCTTGCTTAATGATCCAATACTAACCAATGGGGAAACAGGGATTGCCTATGGTTCTTCTACGGGCAGCACCAAACCTGTCAGCGAATTTGCCACCATGCTGACGGAAAAACACACCAATAACATCACAGGCACAACCTATGTGCAAATGATGCCCCATACCACAGCAGTCAACACAAGTCTGTTCTTTGGCTTGCGCGGCCGCGTGATCCCAACCTCAAGTGCCTGTACATCTGGTAGTCAGGCAATTGGGTACGCGTGGGAAGCCATCCGCCACGGTTATCAAACTGTTATGGTCGCAGGTGGCGCGGAAGAGTTATGTCCATCCGAAGCGGCAGTATTTGATACGCTGTTCGCTACCAGCCAGAAGAACGAAACACCGAAGAACACACCATCTCCATTTGATGTTAACCGCGATGGATTAGTGATTGGTGAAGGTGCGGGGACATTAATCCTTGAAGAATTGGATCACGCCAAAGCACGTGGTGCCAAGATTTATGGCGAAATTATCGGATTTGCCACTAACTGTGATGCTTCCCATATCACCCAACCAAAATCGGAAACCATGCAGATATGCATTGAAATGGCACTGAAATCCGCGGGCTTACAGCCAGCCGACATCGGTTATATCAGCGCTCACGGTACTGCAACCGATCGAGGAGATGTGGCAGAGAGCCAAGCGACTGCCAATATTTTTGGCAACCAAACACCTATCTCTTCACTGAAAAGCTATTTCGGCCATACGCTGGGGGCGTGTGGTTCCCTTGAAGCATGGTTAAGCCTGGAAATGATGAATGAAGGTTGGTTTGCTCCAACAATCAATCTCAACGAAATTGATCCCGCTTGTGGTGAGTTGGATTACATCATGCACCAACCTCGTAAAATCCAAACCGAATTTATCCAAAGCAATAATTTTGCCTTTGGTGGAATTAATACCTCGATGGTGATCCGTCGTTGGAATTAATTTAAGCAACTTAAGGCCACTATCTGGGGGATGGGTGGCCTCATAACCATTTCGCTTTTCCATAAATCTTTTCATTCATAAGTATCAGTTTTTCTCGTTGTATCTCTTTGTAAGAAAGGTCTATAGTCCGCACCATTCAAGGTCATTGAGTGACTTACCTACTGCTTAAATCATCAAGATATATTCCAGTCCTTGGCCTATATCGTGACCGCCATTCGGCAAAAACGTGATGAAAAGCAGCGCATCTGGCTGATTTTTTTATGTGGAGACGACAGTAGTGAAACTGCTGCGCAAGAGTGACAGTGCATTTGTACCTGTCGCCGGCTTGACTGTTTTTGCCATTGCTTCTGGTTACCTAATGAGCTTAATTCCGCTGTCGATGGCAAGTTTCAGCATTGATACGGTTTATGCCAGTTGGTTAGCCAGTGCTTATTATGCCGGTTTATTAATTGGCTCAATGATGATTGAGCCTGTTATCGCCAAAATAGGTCACCGCCTTTCATTCATTGTTTTTTTGTTGCTTTTATCAACGACAGTTATCGTCTTGCCTTTTTTTCCAAATAAAGAAATTTGGTTAGTTGTACGGTGTATTGCTGGTGTGGCCGTTGCCGGTATCTTTGTTGTGGTCGAATCCTGGTTATTGATCGGTGACAACGCCAAAGAACGTGCCAGACGTCTGAGCTTTTATATGACGTCTCTTTACGGTGGAACAACTTTAGGACAATTATTGATCGGGCCTATTGGCACACAGGGAATGATCCCCTTTATGGTCATTTCGGCACTGCTGTTTGTCGCAATTTTGCCTCCATTATTCGTGCGTCATGGTCAACCTCCTGCGCTCCACCACCAAAGTCTATCGCTAAGAAAAATGGCTGAATTCAGTAAACCTGCGATCGTTGGTTGCATGACATCGGGTATTGTTATGGGCACTATCTATGGTTTGATGCCTTTATCACTCAGCCAAAGTCATTTCAGTGCCGATCAAGTCGGTGTATTAATGGCAGCCATTATTCTAGGCGGAATGGTCATACA contains:
- a CDS encoding beta-ketoacyl-[acyl-carrier-protein] synthase family protein; this encodes MIYISAVGMLNALGNNVDEIEQNLSLNQAPGMYDRTGWLQPDKTCCLGGVDGELPVIPDSLLQHNSRNNRLLLAALRQIKPQVDEAIVRYGRERIAVIMGTSTSGLDEGDQHVSRTIHQQSDEHYHYYQQELGDPSRFLASYLRIDGPAFTLSTACSSSSRAIISGQRLIEMGLVDVAIVGGADTLSRMPINGFNSLESISPTLCEPFCEDRQGITIGEASTLLLLTREPQPIALLGVGESSDAWHMSAPHPEGKGAIEAITMALGNAGLSPADVGYINLHGTGTKLNDQMEAMVIHQIFGENTPCSSTKFLTGHTLGAAGACEAGLCWLLSTRNLPLPAQDFSRSSIDSSLPACGLLTQSQPLKKPIVMSNSFAFGGNNTSLILGVV
- a CDS encoding MFS transporter; this encodes MKLLRKSDSAFVPVAGLTVFAIASGYLMSLIPLSMASFSIDTVYASWLASAYYAGLLIGSMMIEPVIAKIGHRLSFIVFLLLLSTTVIVLPFFPNKEIWLVVRCIAGVAVAGIFVVVESWLLIGDNAKERARRLSFYMTSLYGGTTLGQLLIGPIGTQGMIPFMVISALLFVAILPPLFVRHGQPPALHHQSLSLRKMAEFSKPAIVGCMTSGIVMGTIYGLMPLSLSQSHFSADQVGVLMAAIILGGMVIQPIISKLSVIMSKTFLLAIVSLLGVFAVGMTYLFEHYIVMIVSLALLGMSSFALYPIAITLACDKLDASYIVAASQVMLLSYSVGSAVGPLVAGHFMLQHYFKVQHNGLMSFFFIVLLATAIYMLLASLYRKDRVLVS
- a CDS encoding DUF3261 domain-containing protein — encoded protein: MIRLFILSLACLLTACTNAPQNGTPSAWLKPDVRVLLPKPAITPAISEQQLLTATVKGKQQSLIVLLTANEQHLSLAGLSSLGIRLFKLDYDKNGIHTEQSIILPELPPASQVLADIMLSYWPTSAWQSRLPDGWRLKDSGNFRQLNDKKGKLITEIHYDTQNGKRRPIRIQQFVFGYDIAIQHLEE
- a CDS encoding beta-ketoacyl-ACP synthase, with protein sequence MNHNALFQPRRVVITGMGGITALGHNWQSVSAGLQTGINAVQQMTAWAEYDGLNTHLGAPVTDFILPEHYTRKRIRSMGRVSLMSTRATELALEMAGLLNDPILTNGETGIAYGSSTGSTKPVSEFATMLTEKHTNNITGTTYVQMMPHTTAVNTSLFFGLRGRVIPTSSACTSGSQAIGYAWEAIRHGYQTVMVAGGAEELCPSEAAVFDTLFATSQKNETPKNTPSPFDVNRDGLVIGEGAGTLILEELDHAKARGAKIYGEIIGFATNCDASHITQPKSETMQICIEMALKSAGLQPADIGYISAHGTATDRGDVAESQATANIFGNQTPISSLKSYFGHTLGACGSLEAWLSLEMMNEGWFAPTINLNEIDPACGELDYIMHQPRKIQTEFIQSNNFAFGGINTSMVIRRWN
- a CDS encoding hotdog family protein, which produces MSDYLPIDRYLPHEAPMVLLEKVINVSSNHVHCQVTVSQDGVLSPFLNAEGHMPAWFAIEIMAQTIGVWSGWHRKERKEEDSTLGMLLGGRAIRCQVPTFTPGSVLDIQMNLLLQDEKFGSFEGEISCNGTVLVTGRLNTYQPNKTELTQLINKQDGVA
- a CDS encoding 3-ketoacyl-ACP reductase FabG2, encoding MMRSVLVTGASKGIGRAIACRLAADGFTIIVHYHRDAKGAKETLEHIQANGGNGRILNFDVADRMSCREKLEKDIKTHGAYYGIVCNAGIAKDGAFPALEGNDWDSVIHTNLDGFYNVIHPCVMPMIGLRQGGRILTLSSVSGLMGNRGQVNYSAAKAGIIGATKALAIELAKRKITVNCIAPGLIGTDMIQMEEVALKEAMNMIPMKRIGQVEEVAGLASYLMSDIAGYVTRQVISINGGML